Proteins from a single region of Bradyrhizobium diazoefficiens:
- a CDS encoding L-2-amino-thiazoline-4-carboxylic acid hydrolase, translating to MAEMIHPFYEQHRDAMEAAMRHRLDLAEATLRDRAYLTDIDGIRREVMDEFAIVLTQMPYVGGAASRMSDFFMRLTGFMATGRVLQRHGVPLPVIRDIERETYKAQLLTAPEAKRLAAGDQFMSPENQTLLREQAAKSTTESHQAEFPEDFVYDFVEPGPNDSFEFGINYKACGFCKFAARHGDKEILPNICGLDFDAYATRGIHLERTQTLAGGANHCNFRFSRLQRED from the coding sequence ATGGCTGAGATGATCCATCCCTTTTACGAGCAGCATCGCGATGCCATGGAGGCGGCGATGCGCCATCGACTTGACCTTGCCGAGGCGACGTTGCGCGACCGCGCGTATCTCACCGACATCGACGGGATCAGGCGGGAGGTGATGGACGAGTTCGCCATCGTGCTCACCCAGATGCCTTATGTCGGCGGCGCCGCGAGCCGCATGAGCGATTTCTTCATGCGCCTCACCGGCTTCATGGCAACCGGCCGTGTGCTCCAGCGACACGGTGTACCGCTGCCGGTGATCCGCGACATCGAGCGGGAAACCTACAAGGCGCAATTGCTCACCGCGCCAGAGGCGAAACGTCTCGCCGCGGGAGATCAATTCATGTCGCCGGAGAATCAGACCTTGCTGCGCGAGCAGGCGGCGAAAAGCACAACAGAAAGCCATCAGGCAGAATTTCCTGAGGATTTCGTCTACGATTTCGTCGAGCCGGGGCCGAATGACAGTTTTGAATTCGGCATCAACTACAAAGCATGCGGCTTCTGCAAATTCGCCGCGCGCCACGGCGACAAGGAGATTTTGCCGAACATTTGCGGGCTCGATTTCGACGCCTATGCAACGCGAGGCATTCATCTGGAACGGACACAGACGCTGGCCGGCGGCGCGAACCACTGCAATTTCCGCTTCTCGCGGCTGCAACGCGAGGACTGA
- a CDS encoding LysR family transcriptional regulator, whose amino-acid sequence MTYILPPLNALRAFEAAARHLSFKLAAHELHVTPAAVGQQVKALEARLGVQLFERLHRQLILTAAGQAYLPGICEGFRRIADATSQLKPAGAVLLRVGVHGTFDLRRLDLAAFRSAHAQIGLRVLQPAGLHELVEGKVDLLIARGLGHHPGYRCDRVNDGSGLGDWLIAPEGTADCPEIVSFREWLRAPADGNGRLRHRRPRLVGGVGS is encoded by the coding sequence ATGACCTACATCCTTCCGCCGCTCAACGCGCTCCGCGCTTTCGAGGCCGCCGCGCGCCATCTCAGCTTCAAGCTGGCTGCGCACGAGTTGCACGTGACGCCCGCAGCCGTCGGGCAGCAGGTGAAAGCGCTGGAGGCGCGCCTCGGCGTGCAGCTGTTCGAGCGGCTGCATAGGCAGCTCATCTTGACCGCGGCCGGCCAGGCCTATCTGCCCGGGATATGCGAGGGTTTTCGCCGCATTGCGGACGCCACCTCGCAATTGAAGCCGGCAGGCGCAGTGCTGCTGCGGGTCGGCGTCCACGGCACCTTCGATTTGCGCCGGCTCGATCTGGCGGCGTTTCGCAGCGCGCATGCGCAGATCGGTTTGCGGGTGCTGCAGCCCGCCGGCTTGCACGAGCTGGTCGAGGGCAAGGTCGACCTGTTGATCGCCCGCGGGCTCGGCCACCATCCGGGCTATCGCTGCGACCGGGTCAATGACGGATCCGGCCTGGGCGATTGGCTGATCGCGCCGGAAGGCACCGCGGATTGTCCCGAAATCGTCAGTTTTCGCGAATGGCTGCGTGCCCCGGCGGACGGGAATGGGCGCCTGCGCCATCGCCGACCGCGGCTGGTCGGCGGCGTCGGAAGTTGA